The Myxococcota bacterium genomic sequence CCGGAGAACGCCACGGTGGCCAGCGAGCTGCGCCGCGCGCAGAGTGACTCACTCGCGCCCTACTCGCAGGAGGGAGTCACCTGCTGCTATGCGAAGGCCGACAAGTTCTGGGTCCGTGACGCCGACGGCATGGCATGGGAGATGTACTCCCTGCTGGCGGACGCGGACGCCGAGCCCGAGCCCGACCCCGGCCTCGAGCGGTTCCTTTCCGGTGGGGGCGGCTGCTGCAGTGCCCGCTGACCCGGCGATCCGCGTCGCGCGCGCTTCCTCGCCGGGCGCGGCTACAGCCGCATGGATCGGGCGCTCGCCCCCAGGGAAATCGCCGGCTCGCGCGAGCTCGCCTCGGTCTGTCCGGTGTCGGCGATCCTGATGTTCCGCGGGCTATAGTCCCGCTCCCATGCCCGACTTCCAATACCAGCCCATCTTCGAGCACGGCCACGACCAGACGCCCTACCGCAAGCTCACGTCCGACTTCGTGAAGCTCGAGCGGGTCGGCGGCCGCGAGATCCTGGTCGTCGACCCGCGCGCGCTCGAGCTCCTGGCCTGCGAAGCGCTCGACGACGTGTCACACCTCTTGCGCCCGGGTCACCTGGCGCAGCTGCGCAAGATCCTCGACGACCCCGAGGCGAGCGAGAACGACCGCTTCGTGGCGCTCGAGCTGCTCACCAACGCGAACATCGCCGCGGGCCGCGTCTTGCCGAGCTGCCAGGACACGGGCACGGCGATCGTGGTGGCCTACAAGGGACAGGACGTGTACACCGGCGGCGGCGACGACGCCGAGTCACTCTCGCGCGGCATCTTCGACGCCTACCAGCGCCGCAACCTGCGCTACTCGCAGATGGCGGCGCTCGACATGTACACCGAGAAGAACACCGGCACGAACCTGCCCGCGCAGATCGAGATCTACGCCGAGCCCGGGCGCGAGTACAAGCTCTTGTTCCTGGCCAAGGGTGGCGGCTCGGCCAACAAGACCTTCCTGTACCAGGAGACCAAGGCGCTGCTCAACCCCGAGTCACTCTTGAAGTTCGTGGCCGAGAAGATCCGCACGCTCGGCACCTCGGCCTGCCCGCCCTATCACCTGGCGCTGGTGATCGGCGGAACCTCGGCCGAGATGACGCTCAAGACCGTGAAGCTCGCCAGCGCGCGCTACCTCGACGACCTGCCCACGCGCGGCAACGAGCTCGGACGGGCGTTTCGCGACCCGGCGCTCGAGGAGCAGATCCAGAAGCTGTGCAACGAGACCGGCATCGGCGCGCAGTTCGGCGGGAAATACTTCGCGCACGACGTGCGCGTGATCCGGCTGCCGCGCCACGGCGCATCGTGTCCCGTGGGGCTCGGCGTCTCGTGCTCGGCCGACCGCCAGATCCTGGGCAAGATCAGCCCGGAGGGCGTGTTCCTCGAGCAGCTCGAGAGCAACCCCGCGAAGTATCTCCCCGACGTGAACCCCGACGAGCTGGCGGGCGACGTGGTGCGCGTGGACCTGAACCGGCCCATGCGCGAGATCCTGGCGCAGCTCACGCGCCATCCGGTCGCCACGCGGCTGTCACTCAGTGGCCCGATGATCGTGGCGCGCGACATCGCCCACGCGAAGCTGAAGGAGAGGCTCGACCAGGGCCTCGGGCTCCCCCAGTATCTCAAGGAGCGCATGATCTACTACGCGGGCCCGGCGAAGAAGCCGGAAGGCCGCGCCTCGGGCTCGTTCGGGCCGACCACGGCCGGCCGCATGGACTCCTACGTCGACCTGTTCCAGAGCCAGGGCGCGAGCCTGGTCATGCTGGCCAAGGGCAACCGCGGCAAGGCCGTGCGCGACGCCTGCCACAAGTGGGGCGGCTTCTATCTCGGCTCGATCGG encodes the following:
- a CDS encoding fumarate hydratase, encoding MPDFQYQPIFEHGHDQTPYRKLTSDFVKLERVGGREILVVDPRALELLACEALDDVSHLLRPGHLAQLRKILDDPEASENDRFVALELLTNANIAAGRVLPSCQDTGTAIVVAYKGQDVYTGGGDDAESLSRGIFDAYQRRNLRYSQMAALDMYTEKNTGTNLPAQIEIYAEPGREYKLLFLAKGGGSANKTFLYQETKALLNPESLLKFVAEKIRTLGTSACPPYHLALVIGGTSAEMTLKTVKLASARYLDDLPTRGNELGRAFRDPALEEQIQKLCNETGIGAQFGGKYFAHDVRVIRLPRHGASCPVGLGVSCSADRQILGKISPEGVFLEQLESNPAKYLPDVNPDELAGDVVRVDLNRPMREILAQLTRHPVATRLSLSGPMIVARDIAHAKLKERLDQGLGLPQYLKERMIYYAGPAKKPEGRASGSFGPTTAGRMDSYVDLFQSQGASLVMLAKGNRGKAVRDACHKWGGFYLGSIGGPAARLADHSIVKVEVQEYPELGMEAIWKIEVRDFPAFIVIDDKGNDFYAGLLERRPSPVLQIGGE